The genomic DNA ATGGCTGGGTGAAAATCATGGAGATGAAGGGCGGCTGTGTGGCATCGAGTAGCGCTATAAAGTTCTTCTCATCATAGTCATTGGCTGATTGCATCAGCGCATAGGCACCGCCAATCATAATCGCAATGAGTAGGAGTGCTCTTGTTTTCATATTCTATTCCTCCTGCAAGTCGTTTCTGTAGTATACGCAGGTGATGCTTGTTCGTAGCGTGATAGTAACTTTAAATCGTATGCTTGATTGCTTGAAAAAATTTAGGTTAGGAGGACGACTGCTTGTTTTTGAAAAAAGTCACACTTTTATATGAAGAAGATGTATCGAAAGAGACGTATCCTTTTTCGATTCCAGCCATTCAGTCCATGACGGAACTGGATTTAACGTCAAAGGTTACCTTTTTTGTTGGGGAAAATGGCTCGGGTAAGTCCACGCTACTTGAGGGGATTGCAGATTTATGTGGATTTAATCCAGCTGGTGGAGGCAGGAATAATACATATGATGTAGATGCGTCAGAAAGTGCGTTGAGTGATTATCTTCGTTTGTCGTGGATGCCGAAAGTGACAAATGGTTTCTTTTTGCGAGCGGAGTCATTTTATCAATTTGCTTCACATGTTGATGACATGGCGCAGCAAAGAGGTGGGTCTTATCAAGCTTACGGCGGAAAATCCTTGCATCATCAGTCACATGGAGAGTCGTTTCTGTCTTTGTTTCTGAATCGCTTTCAAGGCAGGGCGATTTATTTACTCGATGAGCCGGAAGCCGCCTTATCACCTCAAAGACAATTGACGTTTTTGCGTGTTATGCATGATCTTGTGCAGGAGGAAGATTGTCAGTTCATCATAGCCACGCATTCACCGATTATTTTAGGCTATCCAGATGCGACAATTTTGAGTTTTGATGATGGAGAAATTAAAGAAACACGATATGAAATGACGGAGCACTATCAAATCACGAAGTATTATTTAGATCATCGGGAGAAATTTTTGAAGGATATTTTGGGAGATTAATGGTTGTCGGAATGTTATAATGATTGTGGAATGGGGGATGATGAGATGACAACAGAAGTAGTGTATGCAATTCAAGATGACTATCCAGCTGATTTTGCATGGTGTTTCGGGTGTGGGCGCTTAAACGAAGACGGCTATCATTTTCGGACAAGTTGGAACGGCGAAGAGACGGTAACGTATTATGAGCCGTCGGACAAGCATATTGCGATTCCAGGGTTTGTCTATGGTGGATTGATTGCCTCGCTTGTCGATTGTCATGGGACGGGATCATGCGCACTGGCACTTCATCGGAAAAATGGGCATGAACCGGGGAGTGAAGAAGAACCGCCGCGTTTTGTGACGGCCTCTTTGAATGTGAATTATGTAAAACCCACGCCACATGGGGCTTTGTTGAAGGCGGTTGGGAAAGTGGAAGAAATTCATCCGAAGAAATGGAAAGTATCTGTAGAAGTATTTGCAGACGACACGCTATGCGCAACAGGGGAAGTCGTTGGCGTTGTTATGCCTGCCACATTTGCGAGTAAATAATAGTCGTGTATAAACAAGTCGATTGCCATGTGCAGTCGGCTTTTTTGTCATGAAAAAATGAATATCATCTGAATAATTGGGTAGACTGGTTGGGATTCCTGCGGAGCACATGTAACAAGGAGGGAAAATGTGATGAAAATAATAGTTGAAATATTCGTAGCAATATTCATGATTGTCATGGGTGGAAAACGTGAGAGTGATTTGATTCATTTATTAGTGGAGGAACGAATCAGATAACAATTGGTACATATAGGTGACCCATAGATAAGAAGCTGAATATGAGTTGACATGAAACCATTTGGTTGCGTATAATTCGATATGCAACCA from Sporosarcina sp. FSL K6-1522 includes the following:
- a CDS encoding AAA family ATPase; this translates as MFLKKVTLLYEEDVSKETYPFSIPAIQSMTELDLTSKVTFFVGENGSGKSTLLEGIADLCGFNPAGGGRNNTYDVDASESALSDYLRLSWMPKVTNGFFLRAESFYQFASHVDDMAQQRGGSYQAYGGKSLHHQSHGESFLSLFLNRFQGRAIYLLDEPEAALSPQRQLTFLRVMHDLVQEEDCQFIIATHSPIILGYPDATILSFDDGEIKETRYEMTEHYQITKYYLDHREKFLKDILGD
- a CDS encoding PaaI family thioesterase: MTTEVVYAIQDDYPADFAWCFGCGRLNEDGYHFRTSWNGEETVTYYEPSDKHIAIPGFVYGGLIASLVDCHGTGSCALALHRKNGHEPGSEEEPPRFVTASLNVNYVKPTPHGALLKAVGKVEEIHPKKWKVSVEVFADDTLCATGEVVGVVMPATFASK